A genomic region of Mesorhizobium sp. NZP2077 contains the following coding sequences:
- a CDS encoding ABC transporter permease yields the protein MTVAEIDRVNIFMAVRRAERPARRAALSLALPLIVFLVVAFVAPILYLLVTAVGNPETREVLPRTLEALQSWDGASTPDEPVYAALAADLKVAKDNSTAALLGKRLNYEISGMRSRVLAAARMVEKLDTGPYKEKFLALNQDWGSPETWAIIKRNGGSLTPYYMLTALDLKQAPNGSVERVQGDQAIFLDVLGRTLFVAGLVTLFTLILGYPVAYVLTIAPKAIAGIMMLMVLLPLWTSLLVRTTAWVVLLQSDGIINDVLMALHLTGERVQLIFTRVGTVIAMTHIQLPFTILPIYSVMRSIPTTQLRAARSLGAPPSSAFWRIYAPQTLPGVVAGCLMTFILSLGYYITPALVGGPRDQMVSNFISTYINRDLNWGLAAGLGVVLLVVTLAIYLLFLRLVGADKIKLG from the coding sequence ATGACCGTAGCGGAGATAGACCGCGTCAACATCTTCATGGCCGTACGTCGGGCAGAGAGACCCGCTCGACGGGCCGCGCTTTCGCTGGCTCTGCCGCTGATCGTCTTCCTGGTGGTCGCCTTCGTCGCTCCAATCCTTTACCTGCTGGTCACGGCGGTGGGCAATCCGGAGACACGCGAGGTGCTGCCGCGCACATTGGAGGCCCTCCAAAGCTGGGATGGCGCTTCAACACCGGACGAACCTGTCTACGCCGCGCTCGCCGCCGACTTGAAGGTCGCCAAGGACAACAGCACGGCCGCCTTGCTCGGCAAGCGTCTCAACTACGAGATTTCCGGCATGCGCAGCCGCGTGCTGGCGGCAGCACGGATGGTCGAGAAACTGGATACCGGTCCGTACAAGGAGAAGTTTCTCGCGTTGAACCAGGATTGGGGCTCGCCTGAAACCTGGGCGATCATCAAGCGCAACGGTGGTTCTCTCACGCCTTACTATATGCTGACCGCGCTCGACCTCAAGCAAGCCCCGAACGGATCGGTCGAGCGCGTCCAGGGCGACCAGGCGATCTTCCTCGACGTGTTGGGGCGGACGCTTTTCGTAGCCGGGTTGGTGACGCTGTTTACCCTTATCCTGGGCTATCCCGTCGCCTATGTGCTGACCATCGCGCCCAAGGCGATTGCGGGCATCATGATGCTGATGGTGCTTCTGCCGCTATGGACGTCGCTGCTGGTGCGCACCACAGCATGGGTCGTGCTGCTGCAGTCCGACGGCATCATCAACGACGTGCTGATGGCCTTGCATCTGACAGGCGAGAGGGTTCAGCTCATCTTCACGCGCGTCGGCACGGTCATCGCAATGACGCACATCCAGTTGCCCTTCACCATCCTTCCGATCTACAGCGTCATGCGCTCGATCCCGACCACGCAGCTCAGGGCGGCTCGCTCGCTCGGGGCGCCGCCATCCTCCGCCTTCTGGCGGATCTATGCGCCGCAGACGCTGCCTGGCGTCGTTGCCGGGTGCCTGATGACCTTCATCCTGTCGCTCGGCTACTATATCACGCCGGCACTGGTTGGCGGGCCGCGCGACCAGATGGTGTCCAACTTCATCTCGACCTACATCAACCGCGATCTCAACTGGGGCCTGGCTGCAGGCCTGGGTGTGGTCCTGCTTGTCGTGACACTTGCCATCTACCTGTTGTTCCTGCGCCTCGTTGGCGCCGACAAGATCAAGCTCGGGTGA
- a CDS encoding ABC transporter permease, with translation MRTLVVAFAVSVLLFLIAPLFIIVPLSFSKDPFFTLPVREYSLRWYADFFGNARWMNAIVNSAVAAVMTTILATTLGTLAALGISRPDFPARRLIMALLISPMIVPIVIVAVGSYLFFGQFGLTNTRTGLVLAHTALATPFVVITVTATLSTYETNLTRAALSLGAPPSAAFFRVTLPNILPGVISGAIFAFATSFDEVVVALFMTAAEQRTLPVQMFSGIRDQINPTIMAAATLLLALSIILFAMLALLTRRRVK, from the coding sequence ATGCGCACGCTGGTGGTGGCGTTCGCCGTCTCGGTGCTCTTGTTCCTGATCGCGCCACTGTTCATCATCGTGCCGTTGTCCTTCTCCAAGGATCCGTTCTTCACCTTGCCCGTGCGGGAGTATTCCCTGCGCTGGTATGCGGATTTCTTTGGCAACGCGCGCTGGATGAACGCCATCGTCAACAGCGCCGTTGCGGCGGTGATGACCACGATCCTGGCCACCACGCTCGGCACGTTGGCGGCACTCGGCATCTCGCGTCCCGATTTCCCAGCGCGCCGCCTGATCATGGCATTGCTGATCTCGCCGATGATCGTGCCGATCGTCATCGTGGCTGTCGGCAGCTATCTCTTCTTCGGCCAGTTCGGCCTGACGAACACGCGCACCGGCCTCGTCCTGGCGCATACCGCACTGGCGACGCCTTTCGTGGTCATCACGGTGACGGCGACCCTATCCACCTATGAAACCAATCTCACCCGGGCGGCATTGAGCCTCGGCGCGCCGCCGTCGGCGGCGTTCTTTCGCGTCACGCTGCCGAACATCCTGCCGGGGGTCATTTCCGGCGCGATCTTCGCCTTCGCCACCTCGTTCGACGAGGTGGTCGTCGCACTGTTCATGACGGCGGCCGAGCAGCGCACTCTTCCAGTGCAGATGTTTTCCGGCATCCGCGACCAGATCAATCCGACCATCATGGCCGCTGCGACGCTGCTGCTTGCGCTGTCGATCATCCTGTTCGCGATGCTGGCGCTGCTGACCCGGCGAAGGGTGAAATAA
- a CDS encoding LysR family transcriptional regulator, with protein MRSIPTDLLRAFVTVIDLRGYTRAGEKLGRTQPAISLQMKRLQELLGVSLFAKEGGAQITEQGELVAGYARQILALNDDMMLKLSKRDSKGRLRLGIPNDYADHFLPKLMASLARDGGDLTFDVVCDLSHNLLQGLRNGLFDIVVAMTPDGPSEGAFMTWKETLAWVCGAQMPDLPEDAARQSELRIVCYPEGCLYRRNMLTALQRDGRNFEIVYTSPSLAGLEAAVGADFGVTVLARRIVPAKLRIIQPSAHLPRLADVVVGIYVSPDRKRSAVAQSFAARFADMFVAGEGAAKVD; from the coding sequence ATGCGCAGCATCCCGACCGACCTTCTCCGCGCCTTCGTCACCGTGATCGACCTGCGCGGCTATACGCGGGCGGGAGAAAAGCTCGGTCGCACGCAGCCGGCGATCAGCCTGCAGATGAAGCGGCTTCAAGAATTGCTCGGCGTCTCGCTCTTCGCTAAGGAAGGCGGCGCACAGATCACGGAACAGGGTGAACTTGTTGCCGGCTACGCGCGCCAGATCCTGGCGCTGAACGATGACATGATGCTGAAGCTCTCGAAGCGCGACAGCAAGGGTCGCCTGCGGCTCGGCATCCCAAATGACTACGCCGATCACTTCCTGCCCAAGCTGATGGCCAGTCTGGCGCGCGATGGCGGCGACCTTACCTTCGACGTCGTCTGCGATCTGTCGCACAATTTGCTGCAGGGCCTGCGCAATGGCCTCTTCGATATTGTCGTGGCAATGACCCCGGACGGGCCTTCCGAAGGCGCGTTCATGACCTGGAAGGAGACGCTGGCCTGGGTCTGCGGAGCGCAGATGCCAGATCTGCCGGAGGATGCTGCAAGACAAAGCGAACTGCGCATTGTCTGTTATCCCGAGGGGTGCCTCTACCGTCGCAACATGCTGACTGCGCTACAGCGCGACGGTCGCAATTTCGAGATCGTCTACACAAGCCCAAGTCTTGCCGGCCTGGAGGCGGCTGTGGGCGCCGACTTCGGGGTGACGGTACTGGCGCGCCGGATCGTTCCAGCGAAACTCAGGATCATCCAACCGTCGGCCCATCTGCCTCGGCTCGCAGATGTCGTGGTCGGCATCTATGTCAGCCCCGACCGCAAGCGGTCCGCTGTGGCGCAGAGTTTTGCCGCTCGATTTGCTGATATGTTCGTCGCCGGCGAAGGTGCTGCCAAGGTCGATTGA
- a CDS encoding M24 family metallopeptidase — protein sequence MPNELLRLQKMHNGEKAVATFSPAEMTRRQDGLRSILADLKLDAAVLTSYHNICYFSDFMFCYFGRRYAFVVTPEKAVSVSAGIDAGQPWRRTFGDNITYTDWQRDNYFYALQKTLPGVKRIGIEFDHVNLEFRKLLQDAFPNVEFVDVGAPAMWLRTIKSAEEIVLIKEGARTADIGGEAIRNAIRENVPEYEVALAGTQSMVRHIANTFPHAELMDTWVWFQSGVNTDGAHNPVTSRKVQKGDILSLNCFPMISGYYTALERTLFLDHASDEHLRIWEINCDVHRRGLELLKPGARCGDVATELNEIYRSHDLLGYRSFGYGHSFGVLSHYYGREAGVELREDINTVLQPGMVVSMEPMLTIPEGLAGAGGYREHDILVMTEDGAENITKFPFGPEHNIVKA from the coding sequence ATGCCCAACGAATTGCTGCGTCTACAGAAGATGCATAATGGCGAGAAGGCTGTCGCCACCTTCAGCCCCGCCGAAATGACGCGCCGTCAGGATGGGCTGCGCAGCATCCTGGCCGACCTGAAGCTCGACGCGGCGGTGCTGACTTCCTACCACAACATCTGCTATTTCTCGGACTTCATGTTCTGCTATTTCGGCCGCCGCTATGCCTTTGTGGTCACCCCGGAGAAGGCAGTGTCGGTCTCGGCCGGCATCGATGCCGGCCAGCCATGGCGCCGTACTTTCGGCGATAACATCACCTACACCGACTGGCAGCGTGACAACTATTTCTACGCCCTGCAGAAGACGCTGCCCGGCGTGAAGCGTATCGGCATCGAGTTCGACCACGTCAACCTCGAATTCAGGAAGCTCTTGCAGGACGCCTTCCCGAACGTCGAGTTCGTCGACGTCGGCGCGCCGGCTATGTGGCTGCGCACAATCAAGTCGGCAGAGGAGATCGTCCTGATCAAGGAAGGCGCGCGCACCGCCGACATCGGCGGCGAAGCCATTCGCAATGCGATCCGCGAGAACGTTCCTGAATACGAAGTGGCGCTGGCCGGCACGCAGTCCATGGTCCGGCACATCGCCAACACCTTTCCGCATGCCGAACTGATGGACACCTGGGTCTGGTTCCAATCGGGGGTCAACACTGACGGCGCGCACAACCCGGTGACATCGCGCAAGGTTCAGAAAGGCGACATCCTCTCGCTCAACTGCTTCCCAATGATCTCGGGCTACTACACCGCGCTCGAGCGCACGCTGTTCCTCGATCATGCCAGCGACGAGCACCTGCGGATCTGGGAGATCAACTGCGACGTCCACCGTCGCGGGCTCGAACTCCTGAAGCCCGGCGCACGTTGCGGCGACGTGGCGACGGAGTTGAACGAAATCTACCGCAGTCACGATCTGCTCGGCTACCGCTCGTTCGGCTACGGCCACTCCTTCGGCGTGCTGTCGCACTATTATGGCCGCGAAGCCGGCGTCGAACTGCGCGAGGACATCAACACAGTGCTGCAACCGGGGATGGTTGTCTCCATGGAGCCGATGCTGACCATCCCCGAGGGACTGGCTGGCGCTGGCGGCTATCGCGAGCACGACATTCTGGTGATGACCGAGGACGGGGCGGAAAACATCACCAAGTTCCCGTTTGGTCCGGAGCATAACATCGTCAAGGCATGA